One Malus domestica chromosome 11, GDT2T_hap1 genomic region harbors:
- the LOC103422903 gene encoding COP9 signalosome complex subunit 2, translating into MRNPNPLSLRSPLCSDFSSCRILNALKTQIPSRFCSVMGSDADMEDYGFEYSDEEPEEQDVDIENQYYNSKGLVETDPEGALSGFDEVVSMEPEKAEWGFKALKQTVKLYYRLGRYKEMMDAYRVMLTYIKSAVTRNYSEKCINNIMDFVSGSASQNFGLLQEFYQTTLKALEEAKNERLWFKTNLKLCKIWFDMGEYGRMSKILKELHKSCQKDDGTDDQKKGSQLLEVYAIEIQMYTETKNNKKLKQLYQKALAIKSAIPHPRIMGIIRECGGKMHMAERQWADAATDFFEAFKNYDEAGNQRRIQCLKYLVLANMLMESEVNPFDGQEAKPYKNDPEILAMTNLIAAYQRNEILEFEKILKSNRRTIMDDPFIRNYIEDLLKNVRTQVLLKLIKPYTRIRIPFISKELNVPEKDVEQLLVSLILDNRIDGHIDQVNRLLERGDRSKGMKKYAAVDKWNTQLRSLYQTISNRVY; encoded by the exons ATGAGGAATCCGAACCCTCTTTCTCTTCGGTCTCCTCTCTGCTCTGATTTCAGTAGCTGCCGAATCCTGAACGCTTTGAAAACCCAGATTCCATCTCGGTTCTGTTCAGTCATGGGCTCCG ATGCTGATATGGAGGATTACGGATTCGAGTACTCGGATGAGGAACCTGAGGAACAGGACGTCGACATTGAGAACCAATATTACAACTCTAAGG gtttGGTTGAGACAGATCCAGAAGGAGCACTTTCGGGATTCGATGAAGTTGTAAGCATGGAGCCTGAGAAGGCCGAGTG GGGATTTAAAGCCTTGAAGCAAACCGTGAAGCTCTATTATCGTCTGGGGAGGTATAAAGAAATGATGGATGCATACAGGGTGATGTTGACATACATCAAATCAGCAGTAACAAGGAATTACAGTGAAAAATGTATAAACAACATTATGGATTTTGTTTCTGGTTCAGCTAGTCAGAACTTTGGTCTCCTGCAAGAGTTCTATCAGACCACTCTaaaggcccttgaagaggcaaagAATGAG AGACTTTGGTttaagacaaatcttaagcttTGCAAAATTTGGTTTGATATGGGTGAATATGGGCGAATGAGTAAG ATTTTGAAGGAACTCCATAAATCCTGTCAAAAGGACGATGGTACTGATGACCAAAAGAAAGGAAGTCAACTCCTAGAGGTTTACGCTATTGAGATTCAAATGTACACTGAGactaaaaataacaaaaagctTAAG CAATTATACCAAAAAGCTCTTGCAATCAAGTCAGCAATACCTCATCCTAGGATCATGGGAATAATTCGTGAGTGTGGGGGTAAGATGCATATGGCTGAGCGTCAGTGGGCAGATGCAGCCACAGATTTTTTTGAAGCCTTTAAGAACTATGATGAAGCTGGGAACCAGAGGCGTATACAATGCTTGAA GTATTTAGTTCTGGCTAATATGCTGATGGAGTCAGAAGTTAATCCATTTGATGGTCAAGAAGCAAAGCC GTATAAAAACGATCCTGAGATCTTGGCAATGACAAATCTGATTGCAGCATATCAACGAAATGAGATACTGGAGTTTGAGAAAATTCTTAAG AGTAACAGGAGGACAATTATGGATGATCCATTCATCCGAAACTATATTGAAGATCTGTTGAAGAATGTTAGGACACAAGTGCTGCTCAAACTTATCAAGCCATACACGAGAATTCGGATTCCCTTCATATCAAAG GAACTTAATGTTCCGGAGAAAGATGTGGAGCaacttttggtttcacttatattGGATAACCGAATTGATGGACATATTGATCAGGTGAACCGGCTCTTAGAGCGTGGTGACAG GTCAAAGGGAATGAAGAAGTATGCTGCCGTAGATAAATGGAACACTCAGCTAAGGTCTCTTTACCAAACTATCAGTAACCGAGTATATTGA
- the LOC139189490 gene encoding uncharacterized protein, with product MAEGMKIQGPSVCGVCSMQGHLNDQCPQLIENGGWETLNVVGFQGHNQQHNDPYSNTYNPGWRDHPNFKWREPQQPAQQEGFQPQPSGMYQRPYTPTQVQPQSAQTNSSTSMDNDQIVQLLTSLVQGQQNQNKTMLNQAKEVDELKKQMGQMAEFMGQFKEQGKLPSTTVVNPRGGFESVKAITLRSGKEVGTDPQPSKSAQTEDEKLQQEEDVQHTPTAMKETTLSCTPTLPKPSNSTKVSPNSNLSSSIPLNGPFPSRFMQTKKEEDEKDILEMFRKVHVNIPLLDAIKQIPKYAKFLKKLCTTRKQIREKEVVHVSENVFAMLQRKLPPKCKDPGSFTIPCIIGNTRFEHAMLDLGAPINVMPYSVYASMNLGELKNDGVIIQLADRSNAYLK from the coding sequence ATGGCTGAAGGGATGAAGATACAAGGGCCAAGTGTTTGTGGCGTGTGTTCTATGCAAGGACATCTTAATGaccaatgccctcaattgattgagaatggaggtTGGGAAACCCTCAATGTCGTGGGTTTTCAAGGCCACAATCAGCAACATAATGACCCCtactccaacacttacaatccggggtggagggatcacccaaatttcaagtggagagaaccacaacaacctgcccaacaAGAGGGATTTCAACCACAACCCTCTGGGATGTATCAAAGGCCATATACACCCACTCAAGTCCAACCGCAATCTGCCCAAACCAATTCAAGTACATCcatggataatgatcaaattgttcaattactaacttctttggtgcaggggcagcaaaatcaaaacaaaacaatgctcaatcaagctaaggaagtggatgagttgaagaaacaaatgggccaaatggcagagttcatggggcaattcaAAGAGCAAGGCAAACTGCCTAGCACAACCGTTGTGAATCCAAGGGGGGGATTTGAATCCGTAAAGGCCATTacgttgagaagtggaaaagaagttggaacgGACCCCCAACCATCAAAATCTGCCCAAACGGAGGACGAAAAGCTGCAACAAGAGGAGGATGTCCAACACACACCCACGGCAATGAAGGAAACAACCTTGTCGTGCACTCCTACACTTCCCAAACCATCCAATTCGACCAAGGTAAGTCCTAATTCGAATTtgtctagttctattccactaaatgggccctttcctagcaggtttatgcaaaccaagaaagaagaggaTGAAAAAGACATTCTGGAGATGTTTAGGAAGGTGCACGTTAATATTCCGCTccttgatgctataaagcaaatcccgaagtatgctaagtttttaaagaagctttgtacaacaaggaaacagattcgggagaaagaggtggtacatgtgagTGAGAATGTCTTTGCCatgttgcaaagaaagctaccacctaaatgcaaagatcccggtagtttcactatcccttgtatTATTGGAAATACgaggtttgaacatgctatgctagatttaggtgcaccaattaatgtcatgccatattctgtttatgcatctatgaatctaggagagcttaaaaatgatggagttattatCCAATTAgctgatcgttctaatgcatatctgaaatga